The proteins below are encoded in one region of Bifidobacterium catenulatum DSM 16992 = JCM 1194 = LMG 11043:
- a CDS encoding AraC family transcriptional regulator produces MACDMTVTQAESAATGGLNVSCVCMPITGWGRLPNGAEMVQYDAPMFFSFTEHSLLSQYPNMRAECHWHIDFEFTYIMRGHMWYFVNGETIRLDEGQGIFVNSRQLHYGFTKDNAECEFSCTLLNPTRMGAPNAVYERFIAPILTDSSMPYIVFDADSEYGNALVDGIRRIHRAKFGCSTCNEHPALSGPVSSEFVSSEPVDMLYRKLWSDSESLTVLSCFYAMVRALTAFAEEREGDGSHVGGVDEAKIAALRSMIDYVQQHYHQRVTLAQIAAAGCVGRTQCAVLFHNMVGQSPIEFVNDVRVRAGAELLATTQLPVAEIAVRVGFSRSSFFARVFQRYMHVTPSAYRRSMRR; encoded by the coding sequence ATGGCATGCGACATGACCGTGACGCAAGCAGAAAGCGCGGCAACAGGCGGTTTGAACGTTTCTTGTGTATGCATGCCGATCACTGGATGGGGACGTTTGCCCAATGGTGCGGAAATGGTGCAATACGACGCTCCGATGTTCTTCTCATTCACCGAGCATTCGTTATTGAGCCAATATCCGAACATGCGTGCGGAATGCCATTGGCATATCGATTTCGAATTCACTTACATTATGCGCGGCCATATGTGGTATTTCGTGAATGGCGAAACAATCCGCCTCGATGAAGGGCAAGGCATATTCGTTAACTCGCGACAACTGCATTACGGTTTCACCAAAGACAATGCGGAATGCGAATTCTCATGCACATTGCTCAATCCCACGCGAATGGGCGCGCCCAATGCGGTATACGAACGATTCATAGCGCCGATTCTGACGGATTCATCAATGCCATATATCGTGTTCGATGCCGACAGTGAATATGGTAATGCGCTGGTTGACGGCATCAGACGAATCCATCGCGCGAAATTCGGCTGTTCGACATGCAACGAACATCCGGCGTTGTCTGGTCCGGTTTCTTCTGAATTCGTTTCATCCGAACCGGTTGACATGCTGTATAGAAAGCTGTGGTCCGATAGTGAATCGTTGACTGTACTGAGTTGTTTCTATGCCATGGTACGAGCATTGACGGCGTTTGCGGAGGAACGAGAAGGGGATGGTTCTCATGTTGGTGGCGTTGATGAGGCGAAAATTGCCGCGTTGCGCAGCATGATTGATTATGTGCAACAGCATTATCATCAACGGGTTACGTTGGCGCAGATTGCTGCTGCGGGGTGTGTGGGACGCACGCAATGCGCGGTGTTGTTTCACAACATGGTTGGGCAGTCGCCGATTGAGTTTGTGAATGATGTGCGCGTTCGCGCTGGCGCTGAATTGCTGGCGACCACGCAATTGCCGGTTGCGGAGATTGCGGTGCGGGTGGGATTCTCACGTTCGTCGTTTTTTGCGCGAGTGTTTCAACGATATATGCATGTTACGCCATCGGCCTACCGCAGAAGCATGCGCAGATAA
- a CDS encoding MATE family efflux transporter codes for MQSSITLREFLRQTLTLALPIAFQQLMLALSSCADTLMLTNVGQNELSAVSLATQFQFIFSLCLAALTLGMSILVAQYWGAGNTNAVERVLAFIMLYAGGLSLVFFALTLLIPETLMSIMTNDITLIAIGSQYLRVSSVSYLFIGLSQMYLCLMKNVGAAVTGMTISTVGVIVHVALNAVLIYGWFGLPALGIFGAAISTVISRAIELVWSVLVASRNGRPRLRLSMMLHPDVVLQKDFWKYSLPVLGNELVWGCGFTMYTVIMGHLGTDAVAANSIANIVKDLLVCLSLGLGNAGGILVGNLLGRNAFNQAKVMGDRLCVLVAAVGVGTGLLIIAVRPLALQWAGLTPQATHYLSIMLFICAYYAACGCMTNLTIAGIFPAGGDSRFGLVCDAIVMWLIVVPVGLLAAFVWKLPILAVYALLNTDECIKMIPALLHYRKYRWVNNVTRQTNSAVVSNA; via the coding sequence ATGCAATCTTCCATCACTTTGCGCGAGTTTCTTCGACAGACGTTGACGCTCGCCCTGCCCATCGCGTTTCAACAACTCATGCTGGCGCTGTCATCGTGCGCCGACACTCTTATGCTGACGAACGTTGGTCAAAACGAGCTGTCGGCAGTGTCTCTTGCCACGCAGTTCCAGTTCATTTTCAGTTTGTGTCTTGCCGCGCTCACGCTTGGCATGAGTATTCTGGTGGCCCAGTATTGGGGTGCGGGCAACACGAATGCCGTCGAACGTGTATTGGCGTTCATCATGCTGTATGCCGGCGGATTGTCGCTGGTGTTTTTCGCATTGACGCTACTCATTCCGGAAACGTTGATGTCGATTATGACGAACGACATAACGCTGATTGCCATCGGCTCACAGTATTTGCGGGTTTCGTCGGTTTCGTACCTGTTCATCGGTTTGTCGCAGATGTATTTGTGTCTGATGAAGAATGTGGGTGCGGCGGTCACCGGAATGACGATAAGCACGGTTGGCGTGATCGTGCATGTTGCGCTGAACGCGGTGCTGATCTATGGTTGGTTCGGTTTACCTGCATTAGGTATTTTCGGTGCGGCAATTTCCACGGTGATTTCCCGAGCCATCGAACTGGTGTGGTCTGTGCTTGTAGCCAGCCGCAATGGTCGCCCACGTTTGCGGTTGTCGATGATGCTGCATCCGGATGTGGTGTTGCAGAAGGATTTTTGGAAGTATAGTCTGCCCGTGCTTGGCAATGAGCTGGTTTGGGGTTGCGGTTTCACCATGTACACCGTGATTATGGGTCATCTTGGTACGGATGCGGTGGCGGCCAATTCCATTGCGAATATCGTCAAGGATCTGTTGGTCTGTTTGAGTCTTGGCCTTGGCAATGCGGGCGGCATTCTTGTCGGTAATCTGCTTGGCCGCAATGCTTTCAATCAGGCGAAGGTTATGGGCGATAGGCTCTGTGTACTGGTGGCGGCAGTTGGCGTTGGAACCGGCCTGTTGATTATCGCGGTACGTCCTTTGGCATTGCAATGGGCGGGATTGACGCCGCAGGCCACGCATTATCTGTCAATTATGCTGTTTATCTGCGCCTATTATGCGGCATGCGGGTGCATGACCAATCTGACTATCGCCGGTATTTTCCCTGCCGGAGGCGATTCCCGGTTCGGACTTGTCTGCGATGCGATCGTTATGTGGCTGATTGTCGTACCGGTCGGTCTGTTGGCGGCTTTCGTGTGGAAGCTGCCGATATTGGCGGTCTATGCTTTGCTGAATACCGACGAATGCATCAAGATGATTCCTGCTTTGCTGCATTATCGAAAGTATCGTTGGGTCAATAATGTGACGAGACAGACCAATTCCGCCGTAGTATCAAACGCATGA
- a CDS encoding ABC transporter ATP-binding protein — MNGHMERVTDERFGSAVKVSKLVKRYGDMLALDYFDLDVREDEIFGLLGPNGSGKTTAINCILALLTFDEGTVRVFGEPIGPTSYALKRRIGIVPQNVAVFNELTVEENIDYFCSLYVPDRARRHAMVEDALDFVGLRDYRKFRPSKLSGGLLRRLNIACGVAHKPDLIFFDEPTVAVDPQSRNAILEGIQRLNREGATVIYTSHYMEEVEQICDRILIMDHGRHLALGTADELKTMIDTGERINVETDDLGGTHDEPGTRKTLEELRALPCVVGADYDGHELTVRCRRGDHNLLDVLTLLKTNGTNIGHLSSRQPTLNDVFLELTGTALRD, encoded by the coding sequence ATGAACGGGCATATGGAACGCGTCACTGATGAGCGTTTCGGCAGCGCGGTCAAGGTGTCGAAGCTGGTCAAACGGTATGGAGATATGCTTGCGCTTGACTATTTCGACCTTGACGTGCGTGAAGATGAGATTTTCGGTTTGCTTGGCCCGAATGGTTCAGGCAAGACCACTGCGATCAATTGCATTCTCGCGTTGCTCACGTTCGATGAGGGCACGGTGCGCGTGTTCGGCGAACCGATAGGCCCGACCAGTTATGCGCTGAAACGTCGCATTGGCATTGTGCCTCAGAATGTTGCCGTGTTCAACGAGCTGACTGTTGAGGAGAATATCGATTATTTCTGCTCATTGTATGTTCCCGACAGGGCTCGTCGCCATGCGATGGTTGAGGATGCGCTGGATTTCGTGGGCTTGCGCGATTACCGCAAGTTCCGTCCGTCGAAACTGTCGGGAGGTTTGCTTCGCCGATTGAACATCGCATGCGGTGTGGCGCATAAGCCGGATCTGATTTTCTTCGACGAGCCGACCGTTGCCGTCGACCCGCAAAGCCGCAATGCGATTCTGGAAGGCATTCAGCGGCTTAACCGCGAAGGCGCGACGGTGATTTACACGAGCCACTACATGGAGGAGGTCGAACAGATCTGCGACCGCATCCTCATCATGGACCACGGCAGGCATCTGGCATTAGGCACTGCCGACGAGTTGAAGACGATGATTGACACCGGCGAACGTATCAACGTGGAAACCGATGACTTGGGCGGTACTCACGATGAGCCCGGCACAAGGAAGACGTTGGAAGAGCTGAGAGCGCTGCCATGTGTGGTCGGCGCCGATTATGACGGTCACGAATTGACGGTGCGTTGCCGCAGAGGCGATCACAATCTTCTTGACGTACTGACGTTGCTGAAAACCAACGGCACGAATATCGGACATCTTTCCTCCCGGCAACCGACGCTGAACGACGTGTTCCTCGAGCTGACCGGCACCGCGTTGCGCGACTAA
- the acnA gene encoding aconitate hydratase AcnA → MSVRDDQLDTLKVNGEDYEYYRIADLPGIDHLPYSLKVLVENLVRNIDGANITDDHVKALLDWDPAAQPSHEIQFTPSRVVMQDFTGVPCIVDLATMRDAVKDLGGDPEVINPQVQSDMVIDHSVQIDKYGIADAVEQNMDIEYQRNGERYQFLRWGQQAFKNFRVVPPGTGIIHQVNIEYLAKVIMTKVEENSDKTLAYLDSCVGTDSHTTTVNGLGVLGWGVGGIEAEAAMLGQPISMLVPRVVGFKLIGSIPEGVTATDVVLTITDMLRQHGVVGKFVEFYGDGIASVPLANRATIGNMGPEFGSTCGIFPIDGVTLDYLRLTGRSEDQIALVEAYAKANKLWGDTTDPNYVEPQYSEYLELDLGTVVPSIAGPKRPQDRIKLSESKAKFAETLPAYETDKTVQEPVAVSTDFRGEFDITNGDVAIASITSCTNTSNPSVMIAAGLIARNAHAKGLKPKPWVKTSLAPGSQVVADYLKAAGLQDDLDALGYQLVGFGCATCIGNSGPLLPEISEAINANDLTVTSVLSGNSNFEGRISPDVKMNYLASPPLVIAYALAGTMDFDFETQSLGKDSDGNDVYLKDIWPTNSEVASVVDGTVSREMFLKDYASVFEGDRRWKGLDVPEGELFAWNEDSTYVRKQTFFDGMKATPDPVEDIHGARVLALLGDSVTTDHISPAGAFKASSPAGKYLTDRGVEPKNFNSYGSRRGNHEVMVRGTFGNIRLRNQLLASVGEEVTPGGFTYDFLDQKPTTIFEASRDYIEHDVPLVVLAGKEYGTGSSRDWAAKGTVMLGVKAVITESFERIHRSNLIGMGVLPLQFPAGESYESLGLDGTETYDIAGVEELNNGIIPKTVHVTATHEDGSATEFDAVVRIDTPGEADYYRNGGILQYVLRNLMK, encoded by the coding sequence ATGTCTGTGCGCGACGACCAGCTCGACACCTTGAAGGTGAACGGCGAGGATTATGAATATTACCGCATCGCAGATCTGCCGGGCATCGATCATCTGCCGTATTCGTTGAAGGTTCTCGTCGAGAACCTGGTACGTAACATCGATGGCGCCAACATTACGGATGATCATGTCAAGGCACTGTTGGATTGGGATCCGGCTGCACAGCCGAGCCATGAGATCCAGTTCACCCCGTCCCGCGTGGTCATGCAGGATTTCACCGGCGTGCCCTGCATTGTGGATCTTGCCACCATGCGTGATGCGGTCAAGGATCTTGGGGGAGACCCCGAGGTCATCAACCCGCAGGTGCAGTCCGACATGGTCATCGACCATTCCGTACAGATTGACAAGTACGGCATCGCCGACGCGGTCGAACAAAACATGGACATCGAATACCAGCGCAACGGCGAACGTTACCAGTTCCTGCGTTGGGGCCAGCAAGCATTCAAGAACTTCCGCGTGGTACCGCCGGGAACGGGTATCATCCACCAGGTCAATATCGAATATCTCGCCAAGGTCATCATGACCAAGGTCGAAGAAAACAGTGACAAGACTCTTGCCTACCTTGATTCCTGCGTGGGCACCGACTCGCACACCACCACCGTCAATGGCTTGGGTGTGCTCGGCTGGGGCGTTGGCGGCATTGAAGCCGAAGCGGCCATGCTTGGCCAGCCGATCTCCATGCTGGTGCCGCGTGTTGTCGGTTTCAAACTCATTGGTTCCATTCCCGAAGGCGTCACCGCCACCGACGTGGTGCTGACCATCACTGACATGCTTCGTCAGCATGGTGTGGTCGGCAAATTCGTGGAATTCTACGGTGACGGCATCGCCTCGGTGCCGCTGGCCAACCGTGCCACCATCGGCAACATGGGGCCGGAATTCGGCTCCACCTGTGGCATTTTCCCGATCGACGGCGTCACTCTCGACTATCTGCGCTTGACCGGCCGTTCCGAAGACCAGATCGCATTGGTCGAAGCGTATGCCAAGGCGAACAAGCTGTGGGGCGACACCACCGATCCGAACTACGTCGAACCGCAGTATTCCGAATACCTGGAACTCGACCTCGGTACTGTCGTGCCGTCGATCGCAGGCCCGAAGCGCCCGCAGGATCGCATCAAACTGTCTGAATCCAAAGCGAAATTCGCCGAAACATTGCCCGCGTACGAAACGGACAAGACCGTGCAGGAGCCGGTTGCCGTTTCCACGGACTTCCGCGGCGAATTCGACATCACGAACGGTGATGTGGCGATCGCATCCATCACCTCGTGCACGAATACGTCCAATCCGTCCGTGATGATCGCAGCCGGCCTGATTGCACGCAACGCTCATGCCAAGGGTTTGAAGCCCAAGCCGTGGGTCAAGACCTCGCTCGCACCGGGCTCCCAGGTTGTGGCCGACTATCTTAAGGCGGCTGGCTTGCAAGACGATCTCGACGCGCTCGGTTACCAGCTGGTCGGTTTCGGCTGCGCCACCTGCATTGGCAACTCCGGCCCGCTGCTGCCGGAAATCTCCGAAGCCATCAATGCCAACGATCTGACCGTCACCTCAGTGCTGTCGGGCAACAGCAATTTCGAAGGCCGCATCAGCCCGGACGTCAAGATGAACTATCTGGCATCCCCGCCGCTCGTCATCGCCTATGCGCTCGCAGGCACCATGGATTTTGATTTTGAAACCCAGTCGCTTGGCAAGGATTCGGACGGCAATGATGTGTATCTGAAGGATATCTGGCCCACCAATAGCGAAGTCGCCTCCGTGGTGGATGGTACCGTCAGCCGTGAGATGTTCCTGAAGGATTACGCTTCCGTATTCGAAGGCGACCGTCGTTGGAAAGGACTTGACGTTCCTGAAGGCGAACTGTTCGCATGGAATGAGGATTCCACCTACGTGCGTAAGCAGACGTTCTTCGATGGCATGAAGGCCACTCCGGATCCCGTCGAAGACATTCATGGCGCCCGCGTGCTCGCGCTGCTCGGTGATTCCGTGACCACCGACCATATTTCTCCGGCCGGCGCGTTCAAAGCTTCCAGTCCTGCTGGCAAATACCTGACCGACCGCGGCGTCGAACCGAAGAACTTCAACTCCTATGGTTCCCGTCGAGGCAACCATGAGGTCATGGTACGTGGCACGTTCGGCAATATCCGACTGCGCAACCAGTTGCTCGCGTCCGTGGGAGAAGAGGTCACTCCGGGCGGTTTCACCTACGATTTCCTCGACCAGAAGCCGACCACCATTTTCGAGGCGTCCCGAGACTACATCGAACACGATGTGCCTCTGGTGGTACTTGCCGGTAAGGAATATGGCACCGGCTCCTCACGTGATTGGGCCGCCAAGGGAACCGTCATGCTGGGCGTCAAAGCCGTTATCACCGAAAGCTTCGAACGTATCCACCGTTCGAACCTGATCGGCATGGGCGTGCTGCCGTTACAGTTCCCCGCAGGCGAATCCTATGAGAGCCTCGGCCTTGACGGTACTGAAACATACGATATTGCCGGCGTTGAAGAACTCAACAATGGCATTATTCCGAAGACAGTGCATGTCACTGCCACCCACGAAGACGGTTCCGCAACCGAATTCGACGCGGTCGTGCGCATCGACACCCCAGGTGAGGCCGACTACTACCGCAACGGAGGCATCCTCCAGTATGTGCTGCGCAATCTCATGAAATAA
- a CDS encoding sugar O-acetyltransferase: protein MADTAKQPAADEWERMLSGELYVADSPQQHANMRKRRLVQAINTSKYDAFKERDELFHELFGAFGEGGFVEPPFNCDYGCNTFIGKNFYANMDCIFLDVARITIGDRVFFGPRVSLYTPYHPIDAAVRSSGPEGARPITIGNDVWFGGNVVVGPGITIGDDVVIGAGSVVVKDIPSHSVAVGNPCHVIREITDADREYWEGKAAEYHAWKDSIQ, encoded by the coding sequence ATGGCAGATACTGCAAAGCAGCCAGCGGCAGATGAGTGGGAGCGCATGCTCTCCGGTGAACTGTATGTGGCCGATAGTCCACAACAGCATGCGAATATGCGCAAACGTCGCTTGGTGCAGGCCATCAACACATCCAAGTACGACGCGTTCAAGGAACGTGACGAGCTGTTTCACGAATTGTTCGGTGCCTTTGGAGAAGGCGGATTCGTAGAGCCACCGTTCAATTGCGATTATGGATGCAACACGTTCATCGGCAAGAATTTCTATGCCAATATGGATTGCATTTTCCTTGATGTGGCACGCATCACCATCGGCGACCGCGTTTTTTTCGGACCTCGCGTGAGCCTGTACACGCCGTATCATCCGATTGATGCGGCCGTACGTTCCTCTGGGCCGGAAGGTGCACGCCCGATCACCATCGGCAATGATGTCTGGTTCGGCGGCAATGTGGTGGTCGGTCCCGGCATTACCATCGGTGATGATGTAGTGATCGGCGCGGGATCGGTAGTGGTCAAGGATATCCCTTCACATTCGGTGGCAGTCGGCAATCCATGCCACGTGATCCGTGAGATCACCGATGCCGACCGCGAATATTGGGAAGGCAAGGCAGCGGAATATCACGCTTGGAAGGATTCGATTCAGTAA
- a CDS encoding ABC transporter permease produces the protein MLQTLLVNLKLHFREKSQLFWLFAFPIILATMFNGMFGNIAESYELRTIDVVVVDNDDWRASPGAQTLVDGISSDANGDYEKADSDDGAMPKLITATKTSSVQAANQLLSDGKAQGALSVDGEGKLQLAISQAMQSSVTDVMASSGSLDISLTVLGNIVDLYNRNTNVVVNTAQHNPSALLDDAFTGSIGSSSGFTKEIQLTNFKPSSTARYYYALLGMAAMMAMSFAVNAVSMAQANLSALGIRRSVAPLPKLQQLLAGFLSSWICSFLSLTMAMLYIRFGCQISLGGREWAGLCACLMASFATSAFGTLIGALPGIPTGAKQGLCTALACILSLFSGLYGSFAMDLSDQIAQHAPILSTLNPAQQVTNLFYDILYYDSFQPFLTTVGVLAAMSLVWLAVTTVLLRRQRYEHL, from the coding sequence ATGCTGCAGACACTGCTGGTCAATCTGAAACTTCATTTCAGGGAAAAGTCGCAACTATTCTGGCTGTTCGCTTTTCCCATCATTCTGGCGACCATGTTCAACGGCATGTTCGGCAATATCGCAGAAAGTTACGAATTGCGCACGATCGATGTCGTCGTGGTCGATAATGACGATTGGCGTGCCTCCCCTGGCGCGCAAACGTTAGTTGACGGCATTTCGTCCGACGCCAACGGCGATTATGAAAAGGCCGATAGTGATGATGGTGCCATGCCGAAGCTCATCACGGCCACGAAAACCAGCTCAGTGCAGGCCGCGAATCAGCTGCTTTCCGATGGGAAGGCGCAAGGCGCGCTATCAGTCGACGGCGAAGGGAAACTGCAGTTGGCCATTTCGCAGGCCATGCAATCGTCCGTCACGGATGTGATGGCATCAAGCGGCAGTTTGGACATTTCCCTGACAGTATTGGGCAATATCGTGGACTTGTACAATCGCAACACCAACGTGGTGGTCAATACCGCGCAGCATAATCCGTCGGCTTTGCTGGACGACGCATTCACCGGCAGTATCGGATCGTCAAGCGGGTTCACGAAAGAAATCCAGTTGACGAATTTCAAACCGAGCAGCACCGCACGCTACTATTACGCGCTGCTTGGCATGGCTGCGATGATGGCCATGAGTTTCGCCGTGAATGCGGTGTCGATGGCGCAGGCGAATCTTTCGGCGCTTGGCATCCGACGTTCCGTCGCTCCCCTGCCGAAATTGCAGCAGTTGCTCGCCGGTTTCCTTTCCAGTTGGATCTGCTCGTTCCTGAGTCTGACTATGGCCATGCTGTACATCCGTTTCGGCTGTCAGATCTCCCTTGGCGGCCGTGAATGGGCAGGTTTGTGCGCATGTTTGATGGCATCGTTCGCCACGAGCGCGTTTGGCACGTTAATCGGCGCATTGCCGGGTATTCCCACAGGTGCCAAGCAGGGATTGTGTACGGCCCTGGCTTGCATCCTTTCACTGTTTTCCGGTTTGTATGGTTCGTTCGCCATGGATCTGAGCGATCAGATAGCGCAGCACGCGCCCATATTAAGCACATTAAATCCGGCACAGCAGGTAACGAACCTGTTCTACGACATTCTGTATTACGACAGTTTCCAGCCGTTCCTCACCACGGTGGGCGTGCTGGCTGCAATGAGCTTGGTCTGGCTTGCTGTGACGACCGTTCTGCTGAGGAGGCAGCGTTATGAACACCTGTAA
- a CDS encoding ABC transporter permease, with the protein MNTCKAAMRILKARKLYVIIYLVLIGTMMFSLSWQIMRGSSAAGASTYEPKPARIAVIDRDNNAEHVTESLRSYLALDGEIVDIDDDSVSLQQAVASNYVDLIAIVPEGFAEQYLQYADGCTDTQPTIDTVVSYASGAGSLAQLEVNEFLSLTRTSYLGLPQSQRELGTAMTTVLNVANDDTKQSHIAVVPSSSKDENTATLGSPVFASTIKTGLYPLLLVMPVCTFLVVSTFNDSEIRRRLYSSPARTVSLEAQQMLTCGAFGLLVCVAYTAVTFLLMMLARVSLDGLTIMNVGLSFVSLLTYTFMAIACGFLLGSAGFNEMATNGFVNVFALLVMFTSGMAFPVDMMPDPMITIGKLLPGWWFCTSIDQVFGIGTAASTGVNIGLWASSIGLVALFEVTFICLGLTFGRIRRTRPTLASPATTQLAK; encoded by the coding sequence ATGAACACCTGTAAAGCCGCGATGCGCATTCTCAAGGCGCGCAAATTGTATGTGATCATCTACTTGGTGCTGATCGGCACAATGATGTTCTCCCTCAGCTGGCAGATCATGCGAGGCTCCTCAGCTGCCGGAGCATCGACGTATGAGCCGAAACCAGCCCGCATCGCAGTGATCGACCGTGATAATAACGCTGAGCATGTGACGGAATCGTTGCGTTCCTATCTTGCCTTGGATGGTGAGATAGTCGACATTGACGACGATTCCGTATCATTGCAGCAGGCTGTCGCATCGAATTATGTTGATTTGATCGCGATCGTACCAGAAGGTTTCGCCGAACAGTATTTACAGTACGCGGACGGCTGCACGGATACGCAGCCAACCATCGATACTGTGGTCAGCTATGCTTCCGGGGCTGGATCCCTGGCTCAGCTGGAAGTCAACGAATTCCTTTCTTTGACGCGTACCTCCTATCTTGGTCTGCCGCAATCGCAACGTGAACTCGGCACCGCCATGACAACGGTGTTGAATGTTGCCAACGACGATACGAAACAATCGCATATCGCCGTGGTGCCTTCGTCTTCCAAAGATGAAAACACAGCCACGCTGGGTTCGCCGGTATTCGCGAGCACGATCAAAACCGGCCTGTATCCGCTGCTGCTGGTCATGCCGGTATGCACGTTCTTGGTGGTCAGCACGTTCAACGACAGTGAGATCAGGCGCAGACTCTACTCGTCGCCCGCACGCACGGTATCGTTGGAAGCGCAGCAAATGTTGACATGCGGAGCGTTCGGCCTGCTGGTATGCGTGGCCTACACTGCGGTGACGTTCCTGCTGATGATGTTGGCCAGAGTCTCCCTTGACGGGCTCACCATCATGAATGTCGGACTGTCATTCGTGTCGCTGCTGACTTACACGTTCATGGCGATCGCATGCGGCTTTCTGCTGGGATCGGCAGGCTTCAACGAAATGGCGACGAATGGCTTCGTCAACGTGTTCGCTCTGCTGGTCATGTTCACCTCCGGCATGGCATTTCCTGTGGACATGATGCCGGATCCCATGATCACCATCGGTAAGCTGTTGCCTGGATGGTGGTTCTGCACGTCAATCGATCAGGTGTTCGGCATTGGCACCGCAGCATCCACCGGCGTGAATATCGGACTATGGGCATCATCCATTGGCTTGGTGGCACTGTTCGAAGTGACTTTTATCTGTCTTGGCCTCACTTTTGGACGCATTCGACGCACAAGGCCAACACTCGCCTCCCCCGCTACCACACAACTCGCCAAATAA